The Lolium rigidum isolate FL_2022 chromosome 2, APGP_CSIRO_Lrig_0.1, whole genome shotgun sequence genomic interval AATTTTGCATGGTGATGTGAAGCCGGCAAACATACTCTTGGATGAGAACTTCGCGCCGAAGATCTCAGACTTCGGCATATCAAGATTGATTGCGAGAGACAAGGAACATGCTGCAACAGTTATCGGTGACAGGACCTATATGGATCCAGTGTACTTACAAACAGGTCTGTTGACTGAAAAGAGTGATGTATACAGTTTTGGGGTTCTCATCCTAGAGCTTATTAGCAGGAAGAAGGCCACTTATTCTGACAACAACAGCTTGGTCAGCAATTTCCTGGATGCTCACAAAAAGGGTGAGAAAGCCACTGAGCTATTTGACAAGGACATTGCTGCTACAGAAAATTTGGAAGTTCTTGATAATCTCACAGAGATTGCTGTGGAATGTCTTAACCTTGATGTTGATCAAAGGCCGTCAATGACAGAAGTGGCAGAGCGCCTTCTCATTCTGAACCGATCTCGTAAGTTGTAAGTTGATTGTCAGCAAGATTGTGTTGAGTCCGTCCATGTGTACCACCATGTAAAATAAGATAGACAACTATAAGTTTACCAATATTTACTTTACTAGTTGATGTGAGAAGCAAGGTGGGCGTCCTTGGTTGTAAGGAAATTTGTATTGTGAGTATTTGTTCTTTGTATGAGAAAATGTATGAACAAGTTAATTAAAGTCTTTTGCTATTTGTGTTGTATGTGGCGGTGAGTTTCTATGATTTTTTTATATAATGTATGAATTTTAATTGAACTCGTTTTTATCTAAGATATATACTACAGAAGTATCGAGAGAATCTAGAAGTTAAGCTACGTTAGAAGAAAGAAGGTACAGATGTTCTGTGCAAGTGGGCTAAGAACATCATTAAAGATGAACAATATTTCACTACCATGTGTATACCACTAGTCCGATCCAAGAGTGTTGGCGCGAACACCACCGCAAAAAATAAACCATGGGTATTAGCCTTGCATGTGTCTTAATGCTTCTTCATAAGAGACCCGACCAGGGCGAGCCGCGTTGTCATAAGGAGATGCAAAAGGGTCATCATTGGAATGGATGGAGTCACGCACGAGGAAGAATTCTATCGGTACGGCGACCCAAAGATtgaagatgacgatgacgatAAAACACCATACACTCCAAAAAGAAGCAGGCCCATGCTACCTAAGAAATGTATTCCGATCAGAAGAAGAACTCATAAtgtggggctaaattattcaacatcAATCAAAATAGGCAAGAAGAAAAATGCGATTGTCAAACAGTGAGAAACATGAtgactttatcggaaaaaaaagtGAGAAACATGATGTGTGTGCATGTACGATGAAACCATTATTATATGTATCATTTTTGTATAAGTAGGAACATCTTTATGGTGTATCTAATGGTGTAATAATACATATATGTACACATTATTGCTATCTCTTGTTTTTGACAATGTTGCCATAAGGAAGCCCCTACGGTGTGAAATATTTCTATCTCGTTTGCCTATTTTCATATAGAATGTTCAAAAAAATTCAGATTTAACCTGGTCGGAACCGGAACCTCTGTCCCGGTGGCGTGGGTGTCGAGTGTCCATGTCCAGGAACGGCCAACAGGACATTTATTTCTTCAGCCCATAGGTGTTGTGGGTTCATGATACTGATGTCCATGTGGGGCTAGGAAATGTTCAATATACGTCAAATAATACCATCTCTATACAACAACAACCCGTAGGTCTGAGGACAGGTGTCGAGGCGAGGCATCACATCGGTGGGGTAGCACCTAGGAGCTGCAACACATTTCTCCGCCCTGCTGTTATTTTCCATCGTCTTTGTCTCCCTATGGTCATAATGGAACCGAGGGAGTATGTTAGACAGCTACTTTGAAACTTCATTGATATTATATTCCTAATATGATTCGTATTTTGCATGAGCAACTAGTCCGTTTCAGAAATAGTTTATTGGAGGTAAAATATTGGAATATGCTTCAGTTCCTTGGGAGGTTGCGagaacctccgcctccgccgagtGCCATGCGTCGTGTGTGGACACAACGAACCACGTTTATGATGTGGTTCCCATGCAGAACCTTATCTCCTCAACCCCTCGTGACTGCTTGTTCTCTCTAGCCCATAGCGAGACCACTCCGAACGCCAATGCCTCGCTTCTACCCATAGACCACTCTGTCATGAAAGCGCTCCGGAATGGCGCATGGTGCCTTGGCATCGCCCACCTCTGGCCCCTACCCTTGTGCCACCGCCAGCCGCCTAGGTTGCATGGACCTCTCCCTCCCACACCACTTGAAACTAGTAGGGAAAACGCTGTgtgggggtggggtgggggggggcggggggggggcaaCAGTAATGGACCAGGTACGTTCGGGTCGTGGTGTTCACGTTGTCAAATCACGCCCAAACCGTTCGGGCCATGGGCTTTAAGAAAGCCCAAAGTGAGAGAGAGAGCTTAAACCCATCTCTAAACCCACACCAGCTCTTCATCTCGATCGGCTCGATCCCCATTTCCGCCTTCCAGAACCTTCCAGGCCTCCCGCCCCGCTAGGGTTCCCatggccgccgccatggcccgcAAGCTGCTCTCCCCTTCCTCCGCGTCTCGCCTGCTCCTCtcccgccacctctcctcccctactccctccatcctccgTGGCGGCCGCGCCCCGGCAGCGGCAATGGACCTGCTGCGCCCGgcggccgcctcctcttccctcctcctccgccgcctcggtGGCGCCAGGGGCATGGCGCGGCGGCCCGGCGGCGACGGCTACTCCCccgcgcgttccggcggcgacCGGGCGCCCACGGAGATGGCGCCGCTCTTCCCCGGCTGCGACTACGAGCACTGGCTCATCGTCATGGACAAGCCCGGCGGGGACGGCGCATCCAAGCAGCAGATGATCGAATGCTACGTCCACACCCTCGCCAAGGTCCTCGGAAGGTACCCGCCCCTCGCCTCTCCTCGCCGCTTGTTGCACCCATGATCCGGTCGACCATGCATCGCTGTGCGCTTATATGTATGCCGGGGTTGATCTGATATTGTTCTGTCTCTCGATGTGTCCCAGCGAGGAAGAGGCCAAGAAGAAGATCTACAACGTTTCGTGCGAGCGCTACTTCGGGTTTGGGTGCGAGATCGACGAAGAGACGTCCAACAAGCTCGAAGGTTTACATGCCCTCTATCTACTACATCTAAAGTCAGAGCTAACATGTTTCTTCTTCCGGTAGTGGGATTCCAGTGTGTCTAAATACATATGTTTGATTCTGTTGTGCTGCAGGGATTCCTGGTGTTCTCTTCGTGCTCCCTGATTCGTATGTTGACCCTGAGCACAAGGACTACGGAGGTAATTCTGGCTCTATTATATTTAATAATTTGGAGTCATCTTCTGGTGCCTTTCTTTGCTTGGTTGTTTAAACATGACATGttaattaaaaaaaaatcttcaTGTTGGTTTGATGCGTTGTCAATGGAAGGAGTTAGTTTTTCCGGTCCTCTGAGATTACGACTTCCTACATAGATAACCATTTTAGATCAGTTAGAGATTTTAGACTTGCAGTATATCTATCTTGCTGGTGCTGTTTAAATGCTTCTGTTGTACTAGTGGGGCTATTCAGCCTATTGGCAGTATCTTTAATTTGTTAGCTAATGAACTCCTTGCTGAGGTTTTCTTGTGGTCATACACGTGGGTCAAGTAGTTGTAGTTATCACGAAACAGACTCCCTCTTTAATTACAACCTTTGGTGCTCTAATCTGTCAGTGAGCCATGCATGTGTTCTGAGCATTTGTATGCTGCAGTATTAATTAATGCACAGTATAAAGTGGTTTCAGCATTGTGTATAGTCTGATATTGATTGGTTTCTACCTTTTGTGTTATGTCTCATCTTGCTTGTAGTTCCAGAACTCTGTATGGTTTCACTGCTTTGCTAATGGAATCGGGGAGAGACTCCCTCTTAGTCTAAAAAAATATTTGTAAGACCTTTGTTTTCTATTCAATCTGGCTGAATCAATGAAGTCTAATGAGTGATTCTTGCATTGGTTGCTAATGGAATAATGGTTTTGGTAGCAAGAAGTTATCATGAAACATAATCCATCTTTAGTTATCATGAAACGTACTGTACAATGAGTTATATTGTGGTCATACACGCGGGTCAAGAAATTATCATGAAACAGACTCCTTCAATACAATTCTCGGTGCTCTAATCTGTCTTGGTGAGCCATGAAACATTAACTGGATTTTCCACTATTTCTGTTTGAGCTAATAATGTAAAACATTAACTAGATTTTCTGGTCTAAGGTGATTTTGTTCAAGGTGCATTTCTGTCCTTTGCACCATTCCACTATCTTTGATAGGACAACACCATGCCCCGCTATTTTTTCCCATGTAATTTGGGTTGCCCAACAGCCATCTGCTGAAGCTAGTGTTTTCACTCTGTCTTAGTTTTCATGCATCTGTACTGTTAATTAGTTCACATACCAGTCAGTTGTTCTAGACATTGTCATCGATGTAGCGAAAGCTGGCGTCCACCATGGTCAGCGACTCAAAAAGCATGCTGTCCACATAATATTAGCATGATACGGGTGCCTTGCTCTATGTGCTTGTGAATGTTTCAGACAAATGTTTGCCTGTAGTGATATACCCTTTCAAGTATTAATTCATGGAAGTGTTGGAGCAGAGAAACTGACTCTATTCCCGATGTTTTTGTCGTCATGCACAGCTGAGCTGTTTGTGAACGGGGAGATTGTGCAGAGATCTCCAGAGAGGCAGAGGCGGGTGGAGCCCGTGCCGCAGAGGGCGTCGGACAGGCCGAGGTACAACGACAGGACCCGCTATGCGCGGCGGAGGGAGAACCAACAGCGATGATGATGTCTCGCCGCAACTACAAGGCTGGCCTGAGCTCCTCCTCCGCAGGCACCTGCGGGATTTCGTCTCCTAATCCTGATGAAAATGTAGCCTGTGCTTGTGCTGCTAGTCTGTTTCATAAAACACTGCATCTGGACCGTCAGTTCGGTAGTTTTCCCCTCAGCTTGTTATGGTTTGGATGGATGATTTTTAGCAAGATTTGTGATGTATAGTTACGGTTTGAACTCTGAAGCACCAAACTGGCATGTAGTTCTTTTATTCCTGGTGTGATATGACACCTCCCAAGAAGCTGTCGGCTGCGCCTATTTTGGCTCCTGTGTCACTTAGTTCCTTTTTTTTGCCACGCCATTTCCCTTTCCTACGACTAAAGAGAGGATATGTGTGTTACAGATTAACAAGATGCTATATGTTTCGCTTTCAAAGAGCCCTGACTGGACCTACCTTCCTTTTCCCATATATATCTAGTGGAGATGCATTATCAAACACTATGATGGGGTAGACTATGTGGTTCATAAAACACCTGAATATCAAGCAAGGATATCCTCCATTGCTGGAGGTATTGCCTGAACTTTCATTGTGTGTAATCTTCCCTGCAACTTGATCTGTTGTTGTTGGCAGGTGAACTCATTCCAACCCCCACTTCTTGAGTCAGTTCATGCCCACGATGCTATCAGTCTCCCAACTGCAGAACTCTTGAATCATGCGAGGTGGTGTgatcatgaagccaccatgtcatATGACTGATCTTTCCTTCACACGTCATGGAATCTCCACTAGCTACCTTCACTTTCAAAGGAGAAATAGTACAAGTTATCTTGCAGTGTAACTTGTGTAACTTGTCCACCAAAGTCTGGTCCACAAAACTGTGGGAGCTGGCAGAGTCCAACATAAGTAGCATTACTTTTGTCACCTACTAGGACCCTAAACTGGATTGTCTTAGGGTTGTGGATCACGCCAATGCATTCAGTGATACATGACTGGCAGAAGATTCTTCACCTCCCTAGCGACCAAAGTGTTCAGCACCTCATCAGATAAAATCCCAGTTGCCTCCATGGCTTTTACTTGAGCTCAAGCTGGAATAAGGTGCAAACATCTGTCTACACTTGCTCATTGTCTCTCCTTTGCCTTCCATAGTTCCCCTTTCTCAAACTTCTACTGATAGGGTGGTCATCTAGAGATCTCTCCTCTTGGAAAGCTTGACCTTGACTTCTTCCCATAAAGTTTAGAGTGCCACTGTTTACCATCTTCTCTAGCACACCTTCCTGTACTGCAGCAAGTGTTGCTGCCTCAGCAACACCGTGAGGGAACTGCACCACAACAATAGCTCTCAACTCAGTCCCTGTGAATTGTTGCACAAGCATTGTTCCTCCAACATGTGGGTCATACAGCCTGATCTAGTTCACCAATATGTGAAAACAACATTATATTCATCAACATAGCGCGTTTGCTTCCAGATTAAGCGGTTCCCTATTCTTGTCCCTCTGAGCATTTCATTCAAATATCTGAATCACATCTGCACTAAATGTGGACCAATTGTGCCATGGAGTGACCAGCTTATATGCTTGATACCACTGTGCAGCACTGTCCCGCATCTACATAATAGCAGGGGACACCTTGAACCCTCCAGCTATGTGATACAATTGAAAAAATGTATTGCGAGTTTTGTCCCAAATTCTCACATCGGTTCcatcgaattttgtgaagtcTGTTTTGGACATCCAATTGCGCCCACTCTCCTCTCCTCCCTATTCTGAATTTGAACCGGGCGTCTCTCCAAAAGAGCGGAAGCCCATGTTTGTACAATCATGGGACCATATCCACAAAATACGGTATCATAACAGTTGGGCATGAACATTCTCATCTGGTCTGGTTTAATCGACGCAGACTAATACATACATAAGCTGTTCTCTATTCACACTCCACGTCAATTttatccgaccggagggagtacattgttAATTAAGCTCAGGAAACAAACAAAATGGTCACTTTGCTTTGAGAAACAACATACGCATACTAGTACCAGTGGTAACCTCATAACTGTACCATACTCATTTGATTATCAACTCTTGGATATATAGTAATATATGC includes:
- the LOC124686169 gene encoding multiple organellar RNA editing factor 2, chloroplastic-like codes for the protein MAAAMARKLLSPSSASRLLLSRHLSSPTPSILRGGRAPAAAMDLLRPAAASSSLLLRRLGGARGMARRPGGDGYSPARSGGDRAPTEMAPLFPGCDYEHWLIVMDKPGGDGASKQQMIECYVHTLAKVLGSEEEAKKKIYNVSCERYFGFGCEIDEETSNKLEGIPGVLFVLPDSYVDPEHKDYGAELFVNGEIVQRSPERQRRVEPVPQRASDRPRYNDRTRYARRRENQQR